acacacacacacacacacacacacacacacacacacacaataatcataataataataataaaaataataataataataacaaactctctctctctctctctctctctctctctctctctctctctctctctctctctctctctctctctctctctctcacagcaagaaaaagaaaaaaagttagggagggagagagagagagagagagagagagagagagagagagagagagagagagagagagagagagagagagagagagagagagagagagagagagagagagagagagagagagagagagagagagagagagagagagagagagagagagagggagggttatggtggggggaggggtggagggaggggggtctgtggggaggggaggggggaggggggttcaCATCTTCACACAATCTTGAGACCACTTACAGCCTTGCCGTgccctgtgggagagagagagagagagagagagagagagagagagagagagagagagagagagagagagagaattagtttcacttaagaaaaaaaaaaaaaaaaattaattaatcataataatattCCCCTATTTATCGAATCTAATCTTTGCTATTTTGTCTGCTTCAGTGTTTAAAAGCATCTTCTGGTGTTTGGCAGAATGTTGTGGGTGTTACTGGTGTTGTAAAGGgtgttactggggttttcaaggctccagggatagtttaacaggctgtagtggaagttactggggttttcaaggttccagggatagtttaacaggctgtagtggaagttactggggttttcaaggttccagggatagtttaacaggctgtagtggaagttattggggttttcaaggttccagggatagtttaataggctgtagtggaagttactggggtttttaaggttccagggatagtttaacaggctgtagtggaagttactggggttttcaaggctccagggatagtttaacaggctgtagtggaagttactggggttttcaaggttcctgggatagtttaacaggctgtagtggaagttattggggttttcaagtgtgtttttatggttctagtgacagattaataacatttctacAATACTGACAGGAGAAGCTGCCTTGAAAACCTGGCTAGTCATCTTTGCGGCCTTGAAAAACAATCTTATtttgagagtgagagaaaaactttgaaaaaaaacacattatattaTGAATTATGAAGATACTTAGATATACACACGGACGTACGgacacacgcactctctctctctccctctcagacacacacgcacacacacacacacactctataccgcaaaaccacaaaaatatttatatctCCAATATagacacgcacaaacacacacatctctctccctctctctctctctctctgtactcacCCAGGGCAAGGCCaggcaggagaggaggggggcggGGGACGCACGGGGGCAGGCAGTATATGCACTACCAAATATGGTGGAGGTGTAGGTTGCGGGAAAGGACGGAACGGACATCTGTCGTAAACCTGAGGGCGTCCAGGACCGGCAGCAGCGACAGAAGGGAGGTGTCGAGAGGATCGCTAAACCATGATTTGATGGGTACTGCATtgtctgagggagagagagagagggagagggagtcagTGAGTGTTTGGGCCTGTCATTGGGGTGTTTGTGGGTAAATCTGgggtgtttatgagtgttttttgtgtgttttaggctggtttttgtgtgtttctgggtggttttgtgtgtttttggggtgtttttgtgtgtttttgtgtgtttttggggtgtttttgtgtgtttttgggtattCTGGGGTGCTGTGGTGATAACTGGGGTATGTGACAGTATAAAAATCGCATTTCTGAATGTTTTTTAGTattagaagatgaaaaaaattgcAGTTTTGTgttaaataagtattttttaagcTCCCAATATCACAATAAACCCTCCAAACACATCACACCCCTATAACTCCCCACTACACCCTCCCAGCACCCCTACACCCCTCCCACACCCTGCAAACACCCTCACAACACCCCTACATGCCCTAAAACACTTCTACACCCCACTACAGCCCTCCAACATCACTCCAACAGCCTCTGAACACCTCAACACCCTTCTCAGGTTTCTACAGCCCTCCCCACACGCCAACACACCTGGGTACTGTCTATAAGCCCCAGGGGAGTTATCCAGAATGAATATGGAGGCTAGGTCAGGGCAGATAGCGGCCAGGTCCTTGGTATAGCTCCCATAATCCAACGTGCAGTGCTGCCGATAATAACGACGTCTCAGGATGCCTCGGCCTGCGTCAAGTTTGTCCGCCACTGCTGCTCCGTATATCTCCATGCTTGCTGTGAACACCACCAGGTCGTACCACTGGGAGACCTGGCAGGGGaacggtaggttaggttaggtgtccacggggtgtttttttggtgttttttggcgttttttgagtgtttttttgggtgtttttgaggttggaGGTCAGTTAAGggttgttaagttaggttaggttaggctatgttaggttaggttaggttaggtgtccACGGGGcgttttttggcgttttttggtgtttttttgggtgttttttgaggttGGAGGTTAGTTAAGggttgttaagttaggttaggctatgttaggttaggttaggttaggttaggtgtccACGGGgtgttttttggcgttttttggtgttttttgggtgtttttttgggtgtttttgaggttggaGGTCAGTTAAGGgtcgttaagttaggttaggctatgttaggttaggttaggttaggttaggtgtccACGGGgtgttttttggcgttttttggtgtttttgggtgtttttttgggtgttttttgaggttGGAGGTCTGTTAAAggttgttaagttaggttaggctatgttAGGTACTGTAGGgtgtttaaggatgtttttttgggtgtttttgaggtggGAGGTCTGTTATGGgtcgttaagttaggttaggctaggttaggtactgtggggtgtttaagggtgtttaagggtgtttttggtgttttaagggtatttttgggtctcacacacacacacacatactaacaaTATCCAGGAAAAGtctacaccccaaaacacccaaaaaacacctgaaaaacacccaaaaaacacccaaaaacacacaaaaacacccatttctACCATCCTAACCCTTCCACAAGAACCCAAACacccccccaaacacacacacacacacacacacacacacacacacacacacacttacaatatCCAGAAAGAAGTCAACATGGGGTCTTTTGTGCACGAAGAACCTCACAGGGTGGCGGTCGATGGTGACCTTGAGCACAAAGTCCGGTGGAGTCCCTGGCTTCACCATTTGGCGGATCACTCCATCGTGGTGGGAGTGAATCAGTGTCTCGTCCAGGTCCAGCACCAGCACCTTCCGCTTTACCAGGCctgtggaagaggtggaggtggtggtggaggtggtggtggtggaggtggtggtgttggtggtgtttttgggtgtttttggtgtttttttgggtgtttttggtgttttttgggtgtttttggtgtgtttttgagtgtttttgggtgttttttgggtgtttttggtgtttttggtgtgctTTTGGTGTGctattggtgtttttggtgtttttcagtgttttttttttggtgtgtttttgagtgtttttggtgtgtttttgggtgtttttggtgtttcttgggtgtttttgagtgttttttggtgtttttggtgtgtttttggggtgtttttggtgtttttggtgtgtttttggtgtttttggtgtgtttttgtgtgtttttggtgattttagtgtttttggtgttttatgggtgtttttgggatgttttcggtgtttgtgggtgtgggtgggtgtaatgctttcatgcacacacacacacacacacacacacacacacacacacacacacacacacacacacacacacaagtaaataaatgaataaataaataaataaatagaaaacaaactAACTGAcaatgaaacacacaaacacacgcatacacacacacacacacacaaataataacaataattaataaaataaaataaaatagaataaacaaacaaactaacaatgaaatacacacacacacacacacacacacacacacacacacacacacacacacacacacacacactcactgaggCGGTGTCGTGACAATGGTGACAGCGGCAACACCTCATATTTGACAGGCTGGTACTGCAACacctgaaggagagaaggaatttgtgttagtgcgtgcgtgcgtgcgtgtgtgtgtgtgtgtgtgtgtgtgtgtgtgtgtgtgtgtgtgtgtgtgtgtgtgtgtgtgtgtgtgtggagtcatCTTGATTTCTTAGcataaaaatttctctctctctctctctctctctctctctctctctctctctctctctcttggctaaAAATGATCATAAATGCACAATCGTTTATctaaattaacaaaataattCATAATATTTCATAGCTTTTAATTCTAATACgaaaaatggtgatgatgattgctgatgatgatgatgatgattgatatATTAGTTCAAAATTTCATGACTGCAAAATAATATCTTTAAAAAAccgaacataataataataataataataataataataataataataataataataataataataataataaacaaaatattatcattccctaacacacaaacaaacaaaacaacaagccaaacaaaccaaacaaaaacaataaacaaacaccaacaaactCACGTACACGCACAATCCACTacagtccctctccctctctctttccccgaACCAAAACAAACGGAGCTGAAACTTCTACCTCCCTTGactttttcccttatttctcctATACCCCTGCCACCCCTTGCCTGCCCCTGTTACCCTGCACGCCCCTAACCCTGTCCCTTATACACGCACCGTCCTGGCCTGTTTTCTCAACACGTAGCAGACAAAACTCCATATTTTCTGAGCCAGCAGTAGAAATGCACGTAAACCCATTTGGAGTTGCTTATACATTTGGGCAGTTTTCGGGCGTTTCTGCTTATATGGCGGGGCTTGGCGGTGTCCAGCAGGGGGCAGAGGGGTGTAGGCAGCAGTACACCTCGCTACACCATCGTGGGGCAGAGGCAACGTGGATATTTGGGCGAGTTGTTCAAGGCTGGTTTACCGCCAATCTCAGCCCACCACACTCACAGCCGCCATCGACCCAGTGTTTTGTCCCGCCACCGCCAGGGGGACacttcttgatcttgatcttgacggTGCAGGTGGCAAAGGATCACTCCCGAGCCAGGCCTTTGggtcggcaactcctgtagaagggtggggggggggggggaaagagaaacaaacagcatcctctatcctaattgttcatacacctggcacgccacattctctccagaaactctttcaccgcctcaatcatcctctcattggcctctctacacagtcccagcaacaacaccatccattcctttcctgtcttctccactctttcattcctatcatgccctaactcagtcagtatcacttgcatcatctcattcctgtctctggcatactgcacacactccagcaccacatgttccaccgtctcatcctctcccgtgtcacacatctggcacactttgctgcgggactcagaccacctgtaactcctagcattcacatccatacactgtgccctcgctcggaagagaagatcaccgcccaggcttccatcataccacctttcatacctcggagcctctttctctttgtaccattccagggtcttctttctttccatctcattcttccattttctcacatcccattcggctcccactcttcctcctcttgttaccacccattcacgctcattttgattcctcccagctattcttatcgcccacacaacttgcaatccactcctgtctgtcattctcatgcatctcttcctccacttgcttccactttcattccacaggtacaccttccatACTATTCTTGCAtgatccattctctcaagcctaatcttgtacctaagtgtggcttttgtgagtctttccctaaaggtgctccatcccgtGTCACCtgtcaaggcttcaactgctgtgcccCTCGGTGGACTCaatgccatccttgctactctattctggcccatttctaacttatcaatttcactttccttccatgcaatcacatccatagcatacattatacatggaacagccacactcttccacatttctctcaacacatcacacttgcttgctctcatccttgccacgCTTCCCAGTCGACCTACCCACTAGTTTACcatgcttatcttttcattctttgccttcccACACCGTTTGTGCACAGTCTTTGTGAAAGCTTCATTCACAGCTTGATTTACGCCTTATTATGGGGTTAGGGGTATAGAACATGGTAAAAAAAGGATGATTCTCAGTTTGTTATGCTTTTTAATGAGTGTGTAGGTCGCAAGATATGAGAAAATAGGGGTTTGTGTGGAGTTTAATGTAAAGCCTCATTCACAGCTTGATTAACGCTTTATAATCGGGTCAAGGGTATAAAACATAGTAAATAAGCTTGCTTCCCAGCTTGTCATGGTTTATGATGAGGCTGTAGGTCCCCagatatgagaaaataaagatcgTTGCAAAGTTTAACATAAAACTTGATTGACAGCTGAATTTGAGTATAATAATAGTGCATAGcttagtttttttcttaattattagtTTGGTTTGATTAATTTTAGTATGTTATGGCTTTTATTGTTACATATAGactgaaaaagctaaaagaaaatagtaataataataataacataacataactgtcatattttacattatttcgCTAGACTGAAAGACTCTTACACACAAAAACCATAcatcaaaatacttataatacaatactataaaaaaaatacaaaataacgcagaaaaataagaaaatagaggaccaaaacaaaaaaaccgTCCCGGGGGTCAAGACTGCCTATCCCGTGCCGGTCAGAGCAAGCCTTgtataagagagaagaaattaagaaaataaataaataaatatatactttaATTAATAAGTACGTGTTTAAGTGACTCTGAAGTGAAGGGGAACGCACTTTTAAGGCTGAAAGGATGGCTGGGAAGAAAGgtatgtgtagtagtagtagtagtagtagtagtagtagtagtagtagtagtagtagtaatataatttTCAACGTtacagtaactctctctctctctctctctctctctctctctctctctctctctcagtgccatGGACAGTAAGTGAAGGGGGGCGGCGTGTCCTTCGGGGGGTGGCCGCGTCCCTGGTTGGGGGTACCTTCTTGGCCCACTACCTGCCCCAGACTGTGCTAATTGACAACGTGAGGCAGGTGACACAGGCGTACAGGTGAGGCCAGGTGAGGTTGTgtctttcctaacctaacctaacctaacgtaccaAAAACCCACAGAAACTCGCCCAAACTCGACCCAGACCCTTTTAACCCATAGAAACTcgccccaaacacacccaaactcacctaaacacacccaaactcacccaaacacactcaaactcacccaaacacactcaaacaccccCAGATCCACCTTAAGACACTCAGATCCCCTAAATACCTCatccaaacacccccaaacctaacctaacctaacctaacgtaccaAAAACCCATAGAAACTCGCCCAAACTAGCCCAAACTCGCCCAAACTCGACCCAAACCCTATttaacacactcaaactcacccaaacacactcaaactcacccaaacacactcaaacacacccaaacacacccaaacacactcaaacacacccaaacacacccaaacacactcaaactcacccaaacacactcaaactcacccaaacacacccaaacacacccaaacacactcaaacacacccaaacacactcaaacaccccCAGATCCACCTTAAGACACTCAGATTCTCTCCATACCcccccctaacctaacctaacctaacctaacctaacgtaacccacaGGAAAGGACAACCCATTGCAGTACCAGCCAAGGTGACCTCTCTAGTGCAAGAGGTCATGGAGGAGATGAACATTGAGAAAGAGGTCAGGCAAGGGGTCACCATATATACGACCTATGGGTTTGACCTCTTCCATGCTGGCTCCCTGCGGTCTACAAACGGGTCACTGCTGGGTCTTCCGGCTAGCATGAAATGGGACTCGGACCTGGAGTTTGACGGCACAGGtgttgtggtgagtgtggtggtggtggtggtggtggtggtggtggtggtggttgtaatttTTAAGTTCTATATATTTAATTAAGTAAagtcatgattattattattactattattattattattattgttgttgttgttttgaaatttatattgagcttgtttttttttattcttgttttaattataattctcctcctcctcctcctcctcctcctcctcctcctcctcctcctcctcctcctcctcctcctcctcctcctcctcctacaccccttcacccctcacaAACACCCGTAACACCCCAACAAACACCCAAATATTTCTTTCTCAAAAATCACCTACAAAACACCCCTACacccacccccacaccccccacacacccccacacacccccatacacccccacacacccccacacacccccacacacccccaTACACCCCCCCATACAGGTAAACAACACACCAGTCCCTTGGGGCAGTGAAGCAGGACAAGCTTTGAAAAACTCTTTAATTTTATCGAAAAATGCCAAGAAATTTGCAATCGCCAGGGAGTTATCAGGGCTACAAAGGACCCAGGCAGTGACGCAGGCGCTTATACCCTCCACGGCGCTTATAGTCTCCTACTCTATAAGCCTCGGAATCAATAAGCGGCTGAATCTTTACGGCAAGCCAAGATTCCTCCGTTTATTCCTGTACTCCCTCGCCGGCCTCTTTGGTTACTGTGTCTACATTCTTGCTATGGATGTTGACAGTGTGGCCAGTGATGGGGCGGGTGATGGGGCAGCCGCAGCGATGGGGAGGGAGTACGTGGAGGGGGGCGTTGAATTTTACGAGAAGATTCTACAGCGTAATGTTGCTCTTCGGGAGTTGATGGGGCCTGATGGGGAGAAGAACTACACAGCGAAGGGCAATGATGAggtgggtgatggggtgatggggtgatgggggtgatggggtgataaTATAAGTTAATAATTGATGGGAAGCTCAGGAAAGGTGATGGGGGTGATTGGGGTGATGGGGCAAAGGGCAATGATGaggtggggtgatggggtgatatGTTAATAATTGATAGGGAGTTCAGGAAGGTGATTGGGGTGattgggggtgatgggggtaaAGTAGGGGTGATTATCAGTAACAGGGCATGATTGTTATTTATTGaaggggggtgatgggggtgaatGGGGGGTTATGGGGGGTGATAGGAacttataacaaaaaaaaaatagataaataaaaactactactattactactactactactactactactactactactactactgctactactacaggtgCTGCTGCGGACGAGGcaccttcccttcactgtcAGGCAcgagggaatgaagaaatgccttgaaaaatacgaagaggaagagaagaagaagaaggaagaggaggaggaggaagagaaggtgaagggaagataaggaggaggaagaggaagattttaaaaccatatttcttttttttttaatgttttttgtatgtaattatTGTAACATatgtaattaataataaaatttgTTATATATAGTGTAATTattgtattactactaccaccattacaataataataataactatgtaataataataacagtaataataatagtaacagtaataatgatagcaaaaataacaaaataattttcTCAAACCCgtgggaggacgaggaggtgggCGTGgccaaaaaaaacaccaaaacactgacAACCAATCAGGGAGAAGCGGCGGCAGATCGGACCAATGGGGAAGCAGGGAGAGCGGGGGTATATAATGGCGAGGGAGGGGCGAAGTAAgccagaagaaggaagagacacCATCAAGAGAACAtcacaggagagaagagaaagattatattattattactggcgATGTTTGTATTTGTAAGTATGTTCTGATGTTAtttaagtgttatttgtgttatttaaAGGTATTTCTACTTATGCACGGTACGCAGGGGCTTATGGGTACCTTGCAAATTGGTATTAAGTTAGATAGAGagatttaaagagaaaaaaaacgacaatTTGTTGATAGAAAGTTATAGAAATATTTGGCGTTTATTTACGTTTACTAATCCTGCCTGAAAATTACCGAagttaaataattaaataaaaaagattattattgtttgtaaaTTGACCTAAAGCGATTTAAATtgaaacaaaatggaaaaaaatgcatgttatTGTTTGCAAATTGACTTAGAACGATTTAAattgagaaaaaatgaaaaaaaaaacttattattgtttataAATTGACCTAGAACGATTTAAATtgagagaaattgaaaaaaaatgcctgttATTGTTTGTAAATTGACATAGAACGATttaaattgaaagaaaatgaaaaaaaaaatatttacgtgaagctgaaaaaaaataaaataacaaaataacgaaaaaagcaacacattcaagattttgtgatttatttgttgttattgttgttgttgttgttgttgttattgataaatgttgtttttttggttatttaggaattattactactgcttgtgttatttttgttattattgttatttatgatCATaatgctaagagagagagagagagagagagagagagagagagagagagagagagatttagagcCCATGCATTATCAATAAGCGTGGCTGTGCTGTGaatatttacgtgtgtgtgtgtgtgtgtgtgtgtgtgtgtgggaggaagaggtggtggtggtggtggtggttaagaagaataaggaggaggaggaggaggggggggggaatgaagaagaaatgataataataataataataataataataataataata
This window of the Scylla paramamosain isolate STU-SP2022 chromosome 49, ASM3559412v1, whole genome shotgun sequence genome carries:
- the LOC135095431 gene encoding transmembrane protein 177-like, which produces MAGKKVPWTVSEGGRRVLRGVAASLVGGTFLAHYLPQTVLIDNVRQVTQAYRKGQPIAVPAKVTSLVQEVMEEMNIEKEVRQGVTIYTTYGFDLFHAGSLRSTNGSLLGLPASMKWDSDLEFDGTGVVVNNTPVPWGSEAGQALKNSLILSKNAKKFAIARELSGLQRTQAVTQALIPSTALIVSYSISLGINKRLNLYGKPRFLRLFLYSLAGLFGYCVYILAMDVDSVASDGAGDGAAAAMGREYVEGGVEFYEKILQRNVALRELMGPDGEKNYTAKGNDEVLLRTRHLPFTVRHEGMKKCLEKYEEEEKKKKEEEEEEEKVKGR
- the LOC135095581 gene encoding CTD nuclear envelope phosphatase 1 homolog, which encodes MYKQLQMGLRAFLLLAQKIWSFVCYVLRKQARTVLQYQPVKYEVLPLSPLSRHRLSLVKRKVLVLDLDETLIHSHHDGVIRQMVKPGTPPDFVLKVTIDRHPVRFFVHKRPHVDFFLDIVSQWYDLVVFTASMEIYGAAVADKLDAGRGILRRRYYRQHCTLDYGSYTKDLAAICPDLASIFILDNSPGAYRQYPDNAVPIKSWFSDPLDTSLLSLLPVLDALRFTTDVRSVLSRNLHLHHIW